Genomic DNA from Hymenobacter jejuensis:
CGGCTTGGATAAAAAGCATAAAGACCAGAAAATTGCTGTGTACGACCTAGGTGGTGGTACTTTCGACATCTCCATCTTGGAGCTAGGCGACGGCGTGTTTGAAGTCCTGAGCACTAACGGCGACACCCACCTCGGTGGCGACGACTTCGACCAGGTTATCATCAACTTCTTGGCCGAGCAATTTCAGCGCGACGAAAACATGGACCTGCGTCAGGATCCCATGGCTCTGCAGCGCCTGAAAGAAGCCGCCGAAAAAGCCAAAGTGGAGCTTTCTAGCTCAACCGAAACCGAAATCAACCTGCCTTACATCACCGCCACGGCTACTGGCCCGAAGCACTTGGTGGTAAAGCTGAGCCGCGCCAAGTTTGAGCAACTCGCTGATTCTCTGGTGCGTCGTTCGATGGACCCTTGCAAAAAGGCGCTCCAAGACGCTGGCTTGTCGACTTCGGATATCGACGAGGTAATCCTCGTGGGTGGTTCGACGCGCATTCCGCGCATTCAGGAAGAAGTAGAGAAATTCTTCGGCAAGAAGCCTTCAAAAGGCGTTAACCCCGACGAAGTAGTAGCCGTGGGTGCTGCCATCCAAGGCGGTGTGCTGACGGGTGAAGTGAAAGACGTGCTCCTGCTCGACGTTACTCCGCTCTCGCTGGGCATCGAAACAATGGGCGGCGTGATGACCAAACTCATCGAGTCGAATACCACGATCCCAACTAAGAAATCGGAGACGTTCTCGACGGCTTCCGACAACCAGCCTTCGGTTGAGATTCATGTGTTGCAAGGCGAGCGCCCGCTGGCTTCGCAAAACCGCACGATTGGTCGCTTCCACCTCGCCGATATTCCGCCAGCACCGCGCGGCGTTCCGCAAATCGAAGTAACCTTTGACATCGACGCCAACGGCATCCTGCACGTATCGGCTAAGGACAAAGGCACCGGCAAAGAGCAGAAAATCCGCATCGAAGCTTCGTCGGGCTTGTCTGACGCCGACATCGAGCGGATGCGCAACGAAGCCAAAGCCAACGAAGAATCGGATAAGGCTGAGAAAGAGCGCATTGAGAAGGTGAACCAAGCCGACTCGATGATCTTCCAGACCGAGAAGCAACTGAAAGAGTATGGTGACAAACTGAGCGCTGGCAACAAAACCGCCATCGAAAACGCCCTTGCTGACTTGCGTAAAGCGCACGAAAGCAAAGACTTGGCTCAGATTGATACGGCCATGACTGCTATCAACGCCGCTTGGCAAACTGCTTCAACCGAGATGTACAACGCTACGCAAGGCGAAGGTCAGCCGCAAGGCTACCCCGGCGGCGACGGCCAAGGCCCCGCCGACGGCGGCAACGGTCAGCAAGGCCAGCCCCACGACAATGTAACTGATGTGGACTACGAAGAAGTTGGTAACAAGTAATTGATAACCAAGTATATACAAAAGCCCGAAGCAATGCTTCGGGCTTTTTTGTTTTGAGGCCAATTCAACAGAATAGGTGAAGCGTTTCATCTTCATAAAAAACAACGTATTGCCCCCTTAGCTTACTGACTAACAATTTGTTTACCATGCGATTTCTCATCATCGGTGCTGGAATAGGGGGCTTGACTACGGCGCTGGCGCTGCTGCGGCAGGGACACGAAGTACAGGTCGTGGAAGCGGCTCCGGAGCTGCGCGAAGTAGGTGCAGGCGTGGTGCTGGGCGCAAATGCCATGCGGGCGTTAGCACAGTTCGGAGCCCACGACGCCGTGCGGCCTCTGGGTCATCCGGTGACGCATTTGCACCTCTACAACCAGCAAGGCGATCTGCTGAATGCTGCGGATACAACGCCATTTACTGAGCGCCTGGGCTTCGACAATCTTGGCATTCACCGCGCTACGCTCCAGCATGCGCTCCTTAGGCTTTTGCCGCCCGGAATCGTGCAAGTGGGCAAGCCCTTTGAGCGTTTTGAGGCGACACTCTACAACATAATGGCCCATTTTGCGGACGGCTCGGCAACGACTGCCGACGCCCTGATCGGTGCCGATGGGATTCGGTCGCGGGTGCGGCGCCAGCTACTGCCCCAGAGCCAGCCGCGTTATGCAGGCTATACATGCTGGCGGGCAGTGGTCAATGCCACTTCACTGCACCTGAAGGCCGGATACGCTTCGGAATTTTGGGGCCGGCCGGGGCGTTTTGGATACGTCCCGATGGCCAATGGGCAAGCTTATTGGTTTGCCTGCATCAACAGTCCGGAAGCCAATAACCCGCGTTTTCGGGGATTTCGCGTGGCCGATTTGCAGCGGCATTTCGGCAGTTTTCATGCGCCCGTGCCCGAAATGCTGGCCCTGACGCGCGACGACCAACTTTTGTGGAATGACATTCTGGATATTAAGCCGTTGCGCCACTTTGCATTTGGGCGCGTATTGTTGCTCGGCGACGCAGCGCATGCCACTACTCCCAACTTAGGGCAAGGTGCAGGACAAGCCGTGGAAGATGCCGCCGTTTTGGCCGCGTGCCTCAGCCGGCAGCCCAAGCCCGAAGACGCTTTTCGCGAGTTTGAGCGCCTGCGTCGCCCTCGCACGACCCGCGTAGTCAAGCTATCGTGGCAGATGGGGCGGGTGGCGCAGCTGCAAAACCATGTGCTCACTTTTCTGCGCGATGCCGTAATGCGGCGCGTGCCCGCCAGCGTGCAGAACAGCCAGATGGATTTCTTGTATCAACTTGATTAGCAATGCAATACGCAAATCAGGCAGAAGAATTCGTTTTCTACTTCGGGTTCATAGCTTCCTGCATTTCTTCGTCAGCTTCTTCCTGAAAGCCCTTTTCGATTTTCTCTTCAACCTCTCTATAATCCTCAGCATCAGGCTTTTCGGCTTGCACTTCTTGTTGGGCTTTGGCGTGGGGCTCGTAGCTAAGGCGAATGCAGATGGGGAAGTGATCGGAGCCGGTGTAAGGCAAGCGACGAATGTCAGCTACTTTGAAATCGGGCGAGTGAAAAATATGGTCCAAAGGCCAGCGCATCAGCGAATATTCGGCGTGAAACGTCGGGAGTAAGCCGCGCCCAATGCGCGGATCGAGCAAGCCGCTCAGGCGCCGAAACAGCTCGGAAGTATGCGACCACGCCACGTCGTTCATGTCGCCGGCCACGATGGTGGGTTCTTCGGAATTCTCAATCTCGCTGCCCACGAGCAGTAATTCCGCATCGCGGCGGGTGCTGGTTTTGGATTCTTGGGGTGCCGGCGGCTTGGGGTGCAGGCAATACAACCGCACCAGCTCGCCCGAGGGCATTTTGACGTGCCCATGAAAAGAGGGAATGTCGTCGTCGAGGAGAAATTTAATCTGCGGATTAACCAACTCCAGGCGCGAAAACAGCAACAGGCCGTAGGTATTGGGCAGCGGCGCATAGGCGGTGTGCGGATGCGTGGCTTCCAGCACGCTCAGCTTTTCCAACCACCATTGGTCGGTTTCGACGGCCAAGATGATGTCGGGATCGCAGTCGCGAATCACACGCAGGCACGCTTCCGAATCGCGGTTGGTCATCAGCACGTTGGTCACCATCATGCTGAGCTGGCGCTGTTTGTTGGCCAAACCCGCCGGGCTACTGTTTTCTACTTGGCGAGGGCGCAACGGCGTGTACGGCGCAATGCGGTAAAACTGATACAGCGCGCACACGAACAAAGCCGTGATAAGTCCTATTCCGGCCGCCCAGTGGTGCACACCCAGAAGTAAAGCCCCAACCGCGCTGACGGCCGCCACGGCCGTGATTTGCAAGCGCGGAAAATCAAAAATGCGAATCCACCATGCCTCTTCCCGTAGCAAGGGCAAGAGCGTAGCTACGATGGCCGAAATGCCAATCAAGAGGATCAAACCCCGGACTATTGACAGCCCCAGCGAAACGTCCATGCAGTAAAGTAATGCCGATAGGCAATGGGTGGGTAGAAGTGTAAACTACAGCAACACAACATCTTACAAAAGACAATGAGCTGCTGTTAGGATGGGTACAGATGGGTACAAGAAGCCGGCCGAGTTTGCCCAGAATCCGAAAAATGCAAAGTCAGTTACTTTACCATTTAGTGGCTTCTACGCGTCAGCCCGCAGGCGGTTGTAGCGAGTAAACATACTAATTTGTGGGATTTGCCGATTGCGGTTCCCTCGTACCTTTACCCCGCCGACCTGCCTTCGCCTATGGAAATTCTGCTCGCTACGTTTACTACGCTCTTTTCAGTGGTCAATCCGTTTGGGGCCATGCCCGTATTTCTGACCCTGACGGAGCAGGAAACGCCCAGCCAGCGCAAGCAAATCGGGCTACGGGCTTGTCTGTATATGATTGGGGTACTGAGCGTTTCGTTTTTTGCGGGCCAGTATGTCCTCAACTTTTTCGGCATCAATATTCATCACCTGCGCATTGCTGGGGGCATCCTGCTCATGCGCTCGGCCTTCGACCTGCTCACGCCCGGCGGCAACCGCGACCGCGTTTCGCCCGCCGCGCTGGAGGAGAGCAAGCACAAAGACGATATTTCCTTCACGCCCCTGGCCATGCCCATGCTGTCGGGGCCGGGCTCGATGGCCGTGTGCATCAGCTTGTTTACTGGCCGCCTTTCTTTCTTCGATATGGCGCTGATCTTTCTGGGGTTCGTGTTGGTGGCCTTGGCCAGCTACATCATCCTGATGTCGTCCTTGCGCCTGACGCGGTTTTTGGGCCGGCCGGGCATGTCGGCGCTGGCACGCATCATGGGTTTTATTACGCTGGCTATTGGTGTCAATTTTTTAGCTACGGCGATCAAGGCACTGTTTCCGGGCTTGAGCAGCTAGAGTTTGCGAGATGCTTTCTCAGTCATAATAATACGTAATTATCTATTAATCAAATAGTTACGTTAAATAAATACCGCTATTCATTTGGGCACTGTAACTTGCAGTTCCATCTGCTTCTGTTATGCTCAAAAACGACCTTTTGCTCCGCGCCGCTCGTGGCGAAGAAACCGAACGTACTCCCGTCTGGCTCATGCGCCAGGCCGGCCGCATTTTGCCCGAATACCGTGCTTTGCGGGCACGTCTGAGCGGTTTTAAGGAGCTTGTCGAAACACCAGAACTGGCAGCGGAAGTCACCATTCAGCCGGTGGATGCGCTGGACGTTGACGCGGCCATTATCTTTTCCGACATTCTGGTGGTGCCCGAAGCCATGGGCTTGCCTTACGAGATGCTGGAGGCCCGCGGGCCACTCTTCCCGACCACCATCAAATCGGCAAAGGACGTGCAAAACCTGCGCATCGCCGACCCCGAGGAGCACTTGGGTTACGTGCTGGAAGCCATTCGCGTGACCAAGCGGGCCCTCAATGGCCGTGTGCCGCTGATTGGTTTTGCCGGCGCCCCCTGGACGATTCTGGCGTATATGGTGGAAGGACACGGATCCAAAACCTTCTCCAAAGCCCGTCGTTTGCTGTATGCCGAGCCAGAACTGGCGCACGAGTTGTTGCGCAAAATCACGGCAACCACCATCGCGTACCTGAAGGCACAGGTAGCTGCCGGTGCCAATCTGGTGCAGGTTTTTGACTCGTGGGCTGGTATATTACCTCCGGCTCATTACCACGAATTCTCGACGTGCTACATCGCCGAAATCTGCGACGCGATTCCGGAAGTGCCAGTTACGGTATTTGCCAAGGGCGCTTACTTCGCCATTCCGGAATTTGCCCGCCTGAATTGCCGCACCATTGGCTTGGACTGGAACGAAGACCCGCGGGCAGTACGCGCCGCCATCGGCAACGACAAAACCCTGCAAGGCAACCTCGACCCTTGTGCCCTATACGGCACGGCCGAGCAAGTACAACACGCTACTATTCAGATGCTTAAGCAATTTGGTCCGCACCGCCACATTGCCAACCTGGGCCACGGCGTGTACCCCGATACCAATCCGGACAACGTGAAGGTGTTCGTCAATACGGTGAAGGAATTCAGCGTGTTAGCGCGCGAAGGCAGCCTTTAGCCCGGATTTTTGCTCCGCATGAAACGTCGTTCTGTTTCCCGCAAGCCGGATAAATTTCCGGCCGAAAACGTATTTGAGCGCTGGACCAGCGAACACTTACGCCCGCATTCTGAATTTGAGCAATGCCATTTTATCGGCGGCGACTTTGCCAGCGCCACTTTGGGCAATAAGCGGTTTGTCGACTGTCTGTTTGAGCGCTGCAACCTGTCGTTGGCTTCGCTGGCGGGCACGGGGCTGCAAAACGTTGCTTTTCAAGACTGTAAGCTCTCGGGACTGCAGTTTACGGCCTGCCGCGACATGCTGTTTGAAGTGCATTTCGACCGCTGCCAGCTCTCCTATGCTTCCTTTTATGGCAAGCGGATGCCGGGTACGCACTTCGGGCACTGCAACCTAACAGACGCCGACTTCACTGGCGCCGACCTAGCCAACGCTGATTTCCAAGAATGCACCCTCAACGGAGCGGTATTTCACCAAACGCAGCTTTCCGGCGCCGATTTTCGCACCGCTACCGGGTTCATCATCGACCCCGACATCAACCCGCTCAAAAAGGCCCGCTTCGTACTCGAAGGCCTGCCTGGGCTGGTTAACAAATACGGAGTAATAATTGGGCAATAATTTGATTGTTAGCCCAATAGCTTTACCTGCATAGCTTCATCGAGCAGCCGCTGCTTCTCGATGGGCACTACGCCTACCTGCTCGCACACCAAGCCGCCGCCTAGGTTGGCCAAAGCCGCTAACACCGGCGGCGCTACGCCCAAAGCCACGCACAAGGCCGCAATGCTGATCACCGTATCGCCGGCCCCGGATACGTCGGATATCATGCGTACGTGCGCCGGAATGTAGGTACGGCCTGTCGCGGCTGACTCACTAAAAACTCCTCTCTCTGAGAGCGTTACCAATATTATTTCGGGCTGTAGCAACTCGCGCAAGCGATCTACGGCGGCTTCAAACATGGGTCGGTCGGCGGTAGTATCGTCGAAATCCAGCTTCAGGCCTTCGCGCAGTTCCTTCAGATTGGGCTTAAAGAGCGTGCACTGCGTATAGGCTAGGAAATTCTTCTTTTTCGGGTCGACTACTGTGGGCACGCCGTGCTTGCGGGCCAGCGTGACAAAGTGCTGAATACTAGCCTGGTTCAGCACGCCTTTATCGTAATCTTCGAAGATAACCACGTCGGCGCGGGGCAATAAGGCTTCGTAACGGGCTACCAGCAGTTGACTTTCTTCGGCGTTCAGATCGTGCTCTACTTCCGAATCGATGCGCAACAGGTGTTGTCCGGCCGCCAGAATGCGTTGCTTTACGGTAGTCGGGCGGTGCGAACTACGCACAATACCTTCGGCCGATAGTTCTTTATCTTGCAGTAAACCAAGCAGTTGATCGCCGCCAGCGTCGTCGCCTACTACGGCGCAGAGCAACGGCGTGGCGCCCATCGCCTGCACGTTCAGGGCAACGTTGGCGGCCCCGCCCAAGCGCTGCTCGGTACGGCTGACGTTTACAACTGGCACCGGCGCCTCCGGCGAAAGACGCCCGGCCTTGCCCCACACGTACGCGTCCATCATCACATCGCCCACAATCAGAACCGTAAGCCGGTTGAAGGCGTCAAACAAATCGGGAAGCGCAGTGGGCGACGGAGCAGTGGGCATTGCAGTGATTTGAAATGAAGGCGCAAAGGTAGAATGCATTTTTCGCATGCAAGACGCCAAGTTCAACTTAGCCCCTTGATATGGCTTCAGGGATGCTTCCCACTCGATTTTGGCAGGAAATCTTGCTCCGAAAACCAAAGCCGCAGTGTCAGAATTGCTCTAAAACCAAAAGAACGCACCGCAGCGCGTTCTTTTGCAAACTATTGATACACAAATAGTTACACCAACCGCTTAAGACTGTCTTTGATTCGCAGAAATGCTTCCCGCAGCTTTTCATCGGCGGCAGCTGTGCTGAAGCGCACGCAGCTAGGGGCGCCAAAAGCTTCCCCCGATACGGCCGCTACGTGGGCATCGTTGAGGAGGAACATCGCTAGGTCCGTGGCATTTTCGATAACGGAACCGTCGGGGGCCGTTTTGCCAAAAAAGCCGCTTACATCAGGGAAAATGTAGAAGGCGCCGCTGGGTTTGGGCGTGATAAGTCCTTCAATATCAGCCACTAGCTCCAGCACCAAATCGCGGCGGCGGCGGTAGGCTTCTACCATTTCATCGGCCGAAGAACGACCGCCCTTCAAGGCAGCC
This window encodes:
- the dnaK gene encoding molecular chaperone DnaK; the encoded protein is MGKIIGIDLGTTNSCVAVMEGNEPVVIPNSEGRRTTPSIVAFLDNGKGERKVGDPAKRQAITNPKNTIASIKRFMGRRFSEVTEETKHVAYELVRGTNDTVSVQIGDRQYTPQEISAMVLQKMKQTAEDYLGQPVTEAVITVPAYFNDAQRQATKEAGAIAGLDVKRIINEPTAAALAYGLDKKHKDQKIAVYDLGGGTFDISILELGDGVFEVLSTNGDTHLGGDDFDQVIINFLAEQFQRDENMDLRQDPMALQRLKEAAEKAKVELSSSTETEINLPYITATATGPKHLVVKLSRAKFEQLADSLVRRSMDPCKKALQDAGLSTSDIDEVILVGGSTRIPRIQEEVEKFFGKKPSKGVNPDEVVAVGAAIQGGVLTGEVKDVLLLDVTPLSLGIETMGGVMTKLIESNTTIPTKKSETFSTASDNQPSVEIHVLQGERPLASQNRTIGRFHLADIPPAPRGVPQIEVTFDIDANGILHVSAKDKGTGKEQKIRIEASSGLSDADIERMRNEAKANEESDKAEKERIEKVNQADSMIFQTEKQLKEYGDKLSAGNKTAIENALADLRKAHESKDLAQIDTAMTAINAAWQTASTEMYNATQGEGQPQGYPGGDGQGPADGGNGQQGQPHDNVTDVDYEEVGNK
- a CDS encoding FAD-dependent monooxygenase codes for the protein MRFLIIGAGIGGLTTALALLRQGHEVQVVEAAPELREVGAGVVLGANAMRALAQFGAHDAVRPLGHPVTHLHLYNQQGDLLNAADTTPFTERLGFDNLGIHRATLQHALLRLLPPGIVQVGKPFERFEATLYNIMAHFADGSATTADALIGADGIRSRVRRQLLPQSQPRYAGYTCWRAVVNATSLHLKAGYASEFWGRPGRFGYVPMANGQAYWFACINSPEANNPRFRGFRVADLQRHFGSFHAPVPEMLALTRDDQLLWNDILDIKPLRHFAFGRVLLLGDAAHATTPNLGQGAGQAVEDAAVLAACLSRQPKPEDAFREFERLRRPRTTRVVKLSWQMGRVAQLQNHVLTFLRDAVMRRVPASVQNSQMDFLYQLD
- a CDS encoding endonuclease/exonuclease/phosphatase family protein codes for the protein MDVSLGLSIVRGLILLIGISAIVATLLPLLREEAWWIRIFDFPRLQITAVAAVSAVGALLLGVHHWAAGIGLITALFVCALYQFYRIAPYTPLRPRQVENSSPAGLANKQRQLSMMVTNVLMTNRDSEACLRVIRDCDPDIILAVETDQWWLEKLSVLEATHPHTAYAPLPNTYGLLLFSRLELVNPQIKFLLDDDIPSFHGHVKMPSGELVRLYCLHPKPPAPQESKTSTRRDAELLLVGSEIENSEEPTIVAGDMNDVAWSHTSELFRRLSGLLDPRIGRGLLPTFHAEYSLMRWPLDHIFHSPDFKVADIRRLPYTGSDHFPICIRLSYEPHAKAQQEVQAEKPDAEDYREVEEKIEKGFQEEADEEMQEAMNPK
- a CDS encoding MarC family protein — encoded protein: MEILLATFTTLFSVVNPFGAMPVFLTLTEQETPSQRKQIGLRACLYMIGVLSVSFFAGQYVLNFFGINIHHLRIAGGILLMRSAFDLLTPGGNRDRVSPAALEESKHKDDISFTPLAMPMLSGPGSMAVCISLFTGRLSFFDMALIFLGFVLVALASYIILMSSLRLTRFLGRPGMSALARIMGFITLAIGVNFLATAIKALFPGLSS
- the hemE gene encoding uroporphyrinogen decarboxylase encodes the protein MLKNDLLLRAARGEETERTPVWLMRQAGRILPEYRALRARLSGFKELVETPELAAEVTIQPVDALDVDAAIIFSDILVVPEAMGLPYEMLEARGPLFPTTIKSAKDVQNLRIADPEEHLGYVLEAIRVTKRALNGRVPLIGFAGAPWTILAYMVEGHGSKTFSKARRLLYAEPELAHELLRKITATTIAYLKAQVAAGANLVQVFDSWAGILPPAHYHEFSTCYIAEICDAIPEVPVTVFAKGAYFAIPEFARLNCRTIGLDWNEDPRAVRAAIGNDKTLQGNLDPCALYGTAEQVQHATIQMLKQFGPHRHIANLGHGVYPDTNPDNVKVFVNTVKEFSVLAREGSL
- a CDS encoding pentapeptide repeat-containing protein, which produces MKRRSVSRKPDKFPAENVFERWTSEHLRPHSEFEQCHFIGGDFASATLGNKRFVDCLFERCNLSLASLAGTGLQNVAFQDCKLSGLQFTACRDMLFEVHFDRCQLSYASFYGKRMPGTHFGHCNLTDADFTGADLANADFQECTLNGAVFHQTQLSGADFRTATGFIIDPDINPLKKARFVLEGLPGLVNKYGVIIGQ
- a CDS encoding bifunctional heptose 7-phosphate kinase/heptose 1-phosphate adenyltransferase, translated to MPTAPSPTALPDLFDAFNRLTVLIVGDVMMDAYVWGKAGRLSPEAPVPVVNVSRTEQRLGGAANVALNVQAMGATPLLCAVVGDDAGGDQLLGLLQDKELSAEGIVRSSHRPTTVKQRILAAGQHLLRIDSEVEHDLNAEESQLLVARYEALLPRADVVIFEDYDKGVLNQASIQHFVTLARKHGVPTVVDPKKKNFLAYTQCTLFKPNLKELREGLKLDFDDTTADRPMFEAAVDRLRELLQPEIILVTLSERGVFSESAATGRTYIPAHVRMISDVSGAGDTVISIAALCVALGVAPPVLAALANLGGGLVCEQVGVVPIEKQRLLDEAMQVKLLG